One genomic window of Salvelinus alpinus chromosome 17, SLU_Salpinus.1, whole genome shotgun sequence includes the following:
- the LOC139541946 gene encoding ATP-sensitive inward rectifier potassium channel 12-like — MSVGRINRYSIVSSEEEALRLTNMHSSSGGGINGFGNGKIHTRRKVRNRFVKKNGQCNVQFTNMEDKSSRYMADLFTTCVDIRWRYMLVLFTLVFVLSWLAFGLAFWVIALLHGDLDNPAGDDNFTPCVLQVNGFVAAFLFSIETQSTIGYGYRCVTEECPVAVFMVVFQSIVSCIIDCFMIGAIMAKMARPKKRAQTLLFSHNAVIALRDSKLCLMWRVGNLRKSHIVEAHVRAQLIKPRITDEGEYIPLDQIDINVGFDKGLDRIFLVSPITIIHEINEDSPLYGIRKNDLETADFEIVVILEGMVEATAMTTQARSSYLATEVLWGYRFEPVLFEEKDLYKVDYSHFHKTYEVPSTPCCSAKDMVENKFLVPTSNSFCYENELAFLSRDEDEEEEVVGMGSGTFRALANLNSPDRNNRHEFERLQTTRGLDQRSYRRESEI, encoded by the coding sequence ATGAGCGTTGGGAGGATCAACCGTTACAGCATCGTGTCGTCCGAGGAGGAGGCGCTGCGCCTCACCAATATGCACAGCAGCAGCGGTGGCGGCATAAACGGCTTCGGCAACGGCAAGATCCACACACGCCGCAAGGTCCGCAACCGCTTTGTCAAGAAGAATGGCCAGTGCAACGTGCAGTTCACCAACATGGAGGACAAGTCGTCGCGCTACATGGCCGACCTTTTCACCACGTGCGTGGACATCCGTTGGCGCTACATGCTGGTGCTGTTCACACTGGTGTTCGTGCTGTCCTGGCTGGCCTTTGGCCTGGCTTTCTGGGTTATAGCGTTGCTCCACGGCGACCTGGACAACCCGGCCGGAGACGACAACTTCACGCCTTGCGTCCTGCAGGTCAACGGCTTCGTGGCCGCCTTCCTGTTCTCCATCGAGACCCAGTCGACCATCGGCTACGGCTACCGCTGTGTGACAGAGGAGTGTCCGGTCGCCGTGTTCATGGTGGTCTTCCAGTCCATCGTTAGCTGCATCATCGACTGCTTCATGATCGGCGCCATCATGGCCAAGATGGCAAGGCCCAAGAAACGTGCACAGACACTACTGTTCAGCCACAACGCAGTGATCGCTTTACGTGACAGCAAGCTGTGCCTCATGTGGAGGGTGGGGAACCTAAGGAAGAGTCACATCGTAGAGGCCCATGTCAGAGCTCAGCTCATCAAACCCCGGATCACTGACGAAGGGGAGTATATCCCCCTGGACCAAATAGACATCAATGTGGGCTTTGACAAAGGCCTGGACAGGATTTTCTTGGTTTCTCCCATTACGATTATCCATGAGATCAATGAGGATAGTCCACTCTATGGGATCAGGAAAAATGACCTGGAGACGGCGGATTTTGAGATCGTGGTCATACTGGAAGGGATGGTCGAGGCAACCGCCATGACCACGCAGGCCCGCAGCTCCTACCTGGCCACGGAGGTACTGTGGGGTTACCGGTTCGAGCCAGTGCTCTTCGAGGAGAAGGACCTGTATAAGGTGGATTACTCTCACTTTCACAAGACCTACGAGGTACCGTCCACCCCGTGCTGCAGTGCCAAGGACATGGTGGAGAACAAGTTCCTGGTGCCCACCTCCAACTCCTTCTGTTACGAGAACGAGTTGGCCTTTCTCAGCCgggatgaggatgaggaagaggaggtggtggGCATGGGCAGTGGTACGTTCAGAGCACTGGCCAACCTGAACAGTCCTGACCGGAACAATCGACACGAGTTCGAGCGGCTACAGACCACCAGGGGACTGGACCAAAGGTCGTACCGCAGGGAGTCGGAGATATGA